Part of the Salinigranum rubrum genome is shown below.
CCGAGTTCCTCCCGCAGGTATTCGAGGATGTCGAGGCGGACGTCGAGGCCGACGACGTCGGTCAGTTCGAGGGGCCCCATCGGGTGTCGGTAGCCGAGTTCCATCGCAGCGTCGATGTCGTCCGCGGAGGCGACCCCCTCCTCGACCATCCGCATGGCCTCACAGCCGAGGGCGACGCCCAGTCGGGAGGACGCGAAGCCCGGCGCGTCTCTGACCTCGACCGCGGTCTTGTCGATGTCGTCGACGAACGACAGCGCGAACGCGCGGGTGTCGGCGTCGGTCTGTTCGGCGAGGACGACCTCGACGAGGCCCATGATGTGGACCGGGTTGAAGAAGTGGAGGCCGACGGCTCTGGCAGGCGAATCGAGGACGCTCGCGATCTCCGTGACCGACAGCGACGAGGTGTTGGTGGCGATGACCGTCTCCTCGTCGGCGCACCCTTCGACGTCGCGGAACGTCTCCTGCTTGAGGTCGATGTCTTCGGGGACGGCCTCGACGACGAGCGACGCGCCCGACACCGCGGCTTCGAGGTCGGTGACCCCCTCGATGCGGTCGAACGCCGCGTCGGCCTCGTCGGCCGAGAGTTTGTCGCGTTCGACCCCGCCGTCGAGGTTCGAGCGGATGGCGTCGAGTCCGTCGTTCACGTACGACCGTTCGATGTCGCGGAGGCGGACGTCGTGGCCGGCCATCGCGGCGACCTGCGCGATGCCGTGGCCCATGGTCCCCGCGCCGAGTACACACACTTGCATCGTCGCCTTACCCACGACGCGGAGGGCATAAAACACCACACCTCGCCCGTCCGCTCCCGCCGGTGTCCGAAGCCCGCCATCGACGTTCTCCGACGGCCGACGTGCGGGCTCAGTGCCCCTCGAACTCGGCGTCGCGCTTGTCGAGGAACGCTTCGACACCCTCGGCGTGGTCATCGGAGTCGTAGACGAGGCCCTGGGCGACGGCCTCGTCCCTGACGGCCTGCTCGTACGGCTTCCGCGCACCCTCGTCGAGGAGGCGCTTCGCGTGTCTGAGCGCGACGGTCGGCCCCTCGGCGACGGTCTCGACCACCTCGTCGGCGCGCTCGTCGAACTCGTCGTCGTCGAAGACGTGCGTGAAGAGGCCCAGTTCTTCGGCCTCGGCCGCCGAGAGGAGTTCGCCCGTGAACACGAGGCGCTTGGCGGTGTTGACCCCGACCACCCGGGGCAGGAGGTGCGACGCGCCCGAGTCGACGCTCAGACCGACCCGTCGGAAGGAGAAGCCGACGACGCTCGACTCGGAGGCGACCTGGAGGTCGCAGGCGATGGCGAGCGTCGCGCCCGCACCGACCGCCGGACCGTCTATCCGTGCGACCGTCGGGAGCGAGCAGGCGGCGACGCTCGCGACCCCTCGGCTCACCGTCCGCTGGAGTTCGCGGACGTGGTCGTCGACCGGGGCGTCGGAGTCGGCCCGCTCGCGCATCCGCTCGATGTCGCCGCCGGCGCAGAACGCCCCGCCCGTCCCCGTGACGACGACGCAGCGGACGTCGTCGCGGTCGTCGATGGCCGAGAAGTGGTCGGCGAGCGCGCCGGCGACCGCCGCTGACAGGGCGTTCTTCCGGTCGGGGCGGTCGATGGTCACGGTGGCGACGCCCGCGGAGACGTCGAGCGTGACAGGGTCGGAGGTCATGTCGTGTACGACGCGAAGCGGGCGGCAAATAGCTTCGCATCGTCGAGACGATTCACCGTGCGGGCGAGAGGTTTTCAGCCGGGGCGGCGAACGACGCCCTATGCCGACGCTGATGGACACGTACCTGGAGAACCGCTGGGAGGTCCAGCCGAACCACTCGAACAACTTCGGGAGCGCACACGGCGGCAACGTCATGAAGTGGCTCGACGGCCTCGGCGGCCTCTCGGCCATGCGCTTCGCCGGCGAGACGTGTGTGACGGCGAAGATGGACGAGTTGAACTTCGAGCGGCCCATCCCCGTCGGGGAGACGGCGCTCGTCGAGTCGTACGTGTACGAGGCGGGTCGGACGAGCGTCAAGGTCCGGCTCAGAGCCTTCCGGGAGGACCCACGAACCGGCGAGACCGAACTCACGACGAGTTCGTACGCGACGTACGTCGCCGTCGACGACGCGAACACGCCGACGCCCGTCCCCGACCTCGACGTGGTGACCGACGAGGGGCGCCGCCTCCAGCGCGCGGCGCTCGACGCCCATCCCGACCGGGAGACGTGAGAGACGCGCGAGTCAGGCCCAGTCGGGGTCGCGCCGGTCGAAGAACGCGTCGATGCCCTCCGCGAAGCGGTCGGTCCCGCTCGCCGCGACGACGGCCTCGCGTTCGAGCGCGAGGTGTTCGTCCAGACTCGTCTCCAGGGCGCTGTCGACGAGCGCCTTCGTCTCGCCGACCAGGGAGGGAGGATGGCGGGTGAACCGCTCGACGAACCCTGCGACCTGGTCGTCGAACGCCGCGGGCGACCCGTCGTAGACGGCCGAGACGAGGCCGAAGTCACGGGCTTCCTCCGCGGACAGCGGGTCGGGCGAGAACAGCACCTCCCGGGCGCGGTACGGCCCGAGGAGTCGCGCGAGGAAGAACGGCGTCGCGTTGTCGGGGGTCAGTCCGATGCGCGCGTAGGCCGCGTCGAACGTCGCCTCCTCGTGGGCGACGACGAGGTCGCAGGCGAGCGCGAAACCGAACCCGCCGCCGGCCGCGACACCGGTGACCGCGGCGACGACGAGCGCGGGAACGGCGCGGATGGCGGTGACGAGTTCGTTCGACGCCGAGACGATGTCGTCGACGACCTCCGAACGCGACTCGGGCGGTTGCTCGCGGAGATGCCGGAGGTCCGCGCCGACGGCGAATCCCCCCTCCCCACGGAGGACGACGACCCGCGCGCGCTCGGCAGCGACCGCGACACCCTCGCGCATCGCATCCACGACGGGGGCGGTGAAGCTGTTCATCGACTCGTCGCCCGGTTCGAGCACCACCCACGCGACGCGGTCCGTCCGGTACTCGACGCGGACGCGGTCGTGCAGGCGGTCGGTTCGGGTCGTCACCGACCCGTCTCCGTCGACTCCGCCGGCACGAACTTCGCCCCGTAGCGCGACACGCCCTCCTGCGTGTAGATTCGGCGGACGGTCGTCCGGACGGCGTCACCGACCGCGACGTCACCCGGGTCGCAGTCGGTCACCTGGGCGGGGACGACGACCGACCCCCCGCCCGAGCGCGCGGCGAGTCGAACCAGTACCGCGCCGTACGCGCCCTCGCGCCGCTGGAGGTCGACGAACTCCGGCGGCGCGCCGCCGTGGCCGATGACCGTCCGCGCCTCGACGGTTCCCTCGCGTTCGAGCGGGACTCGTTCGAACTCGACGCGCTCGTGACAGGCGTCGCAGGCACCCTCGCCGGGGAACGAGAGCGCGTCACACGCGGGGCACCGACCGGCCGTGTGTAGGTATCGGCCGTCGAGCGTGCGCCGCCAGTTCGGGAGCGAGACGTTCGCCCCGCCGCCGGCGACGTCGCCGTCGCCGAGGCGTCCGCGCTTGCGGAGCGACTCGACGTAGCTCACCCCCTCGTTCTCGCTCTCGTCCGCATCGCCGTCGACTGTCACCGCCTCGTCGCTGTCGAGACTCCCCTCGAAGGCGACGGCGACAGCGCTCGATCCGCTCCCGAAGAACGCGGCGAGCGTCACTCCGTCGGCCGGCGTCGACTCATCCACGGATTCGAGAGCGGCGGCAAGGCCGATGGGAACGGTCGCCGCGCCGGCGTCGCCGATGCGGTCGACGACGAGGCCCGCGGCGACGGCGGAAGTCGGAATCCCCTCGCCCGCAACGCGGTACGGGAGCGACCCGTTCGGCTGGTGGACGGCAGCGCCGCCGACGTCGTCGGGGTCGACGTCGAGACCGGCGACGGCCCGGCGGACGGTCTCTCGAACGACTCCCCGCTCGTAGCTCGTGATGTCGAGCGACGTGGTCTCTCCGCCGGGTTCGCGGAGGCGCAGCCCCGGTGCCTCGTCCGTCGCCGCCGCGCGGCCGACGACGGTGACGGGCGCGTCCTCGCCGACGACGAACGCGGCCGCGCCGGCACCCATCGCGTGGTCGGTGCCCCCGAGGTCACCCGTCGGCGCGTCGGCGACGACAGCCAGCGCGGGGCCGGTCGCCGAGAGCGCCGTCTCCAGCGCGTCCGCGCCGGCGGCCGTACTCTGCCCGTGGTGGAATCCGCGAACCGTCTCGGAGAGTCCCAGCGCCCGTCCCAGCCGAGGGGTGAGTCCCTCCTCGGCGAGCGGCGGGGTCGTCGTCGCGAACGCCACCGTCGTCACATCGGTGGGGTCGAGCGACGCGTTGTCGAGAGCGCGCCGCGCGGCGGCGACGCCCATCGTCAGCGCGTCTTCGTCGCCCGCGGGGACCGCAGCGGTGTCGATGCCCTTCCCCGCGAACGTGCCCCAGGCCTCCCGGACGGCCTCGCTCGTGACGCGGGCCCGCGGGACGTACACGCCCGCGGCGACGATTCCTCTCCTGCCCTCACCAGCGGTCACGACCCCACCTCCGCGGCCCGCTCGAACACGTGGACCGTGACGCCGCCTCCGGACCCGCCGACGTTGTGCGTGAGACCGTACTGCGGGTCGTCGGTCTGGACCGCCGCCTTCCCGCGGAACTGCTTGAACGCCTCGACGACCTGTCCCGTCCCCGTCGCGCCGATGGGGTGACCCTTCGACTTGAGGCCGCCGCTGGTGTTCACCGGCAGGTCGCCGTCGGGGTCGGTGCGGCCCTCCCGGAGGAGTTCACCGGCGCCACCGGGGTCGCAGAAGCCGAGATCCTCGTACGCGAGCAGTTCCGCGATGGCGAAGCAGTCGTGGACCTCCGCGAAGTCGAGGTCGGTCGGGGAGACCCCGGCCTCCTCGTAGGCGCGCTCGGCGGCGGTTCGCGTCGCCGGAATCGAGGTCAGCGAGGGGCGCTGAAAGAGGCCGACGCGACCGCTGGCCGCGCCGACGCCCGCGATTTTGATGGGTTCGTCCGAGAGCTTTCGAGCCAGGTCCTCGCTCGCGACGAGGACGGCGCTCGCGCCGTCGGTCGTCGGACAGCAGTGGTAGAGGTTCAGCGGGTCCGCGACCGAGGGCGCGTTCATCGCGTCCTCCAGCGTGCACTCGAAGCCGAGGTGGGCGTCGGGGTTCTGCGCGCCGTTCGAGTGGTTCTTCACGGCGACGCGCGAGAGGTCCTCCGTCGTCGTGCCGTACTCGGCCATGTGCGCGCTCGCCATCTGTGCGTACACGCCGGCGAAGGTCGTTCCCGAGAGACGCTCCCACTCGGTCTCCCCGGAGACGCCGAGCCACCACTTCGTGTGGTCGCCGCTCGTGTCGGTCATCACCTCGTACCCCCGGCGAGGACGAGGTCGGCCATCCCTGCCCGCACCGCGGCGACGGCGTTCCGGAGCGCGTAGCCGCTGGAAGCGCAGGCGTTCTCGACGCGGGTCGTCGGAATCCCGTGGAGCCCCAGGTGTTCGGTGACGGCGGGGCCGCTGAGGCCGATCTGTCGGCCGCCGACGCCGAGCGTTCCGACGAACGCCTCGGTTATCTCGCTGGGGTCGACGTCGCCGTCGACGCTCCCCAGACAGCGGTCGAACGCGGTGTCGAAGAGGGACCGGTACGTCTCGTCCGGGAACGACCCGAACGGCGACTGCCCGGCCCCGATGAGGTACGCATCGCCCATCGTGTCTCTCCCGTCGCGGTCGGTGTAGAAAAGCGTGTGGACCGGGAGCAGTAGTCGGAGAGGGGACAGTGGAGAAGTCGAACACGCCTCGAAAGCCCCCGCTCTCTCGGCTCCCGGGACTCGCTGCGCGCGCTCGCTTCGCTCGCGTGCGTGTCTCGTCCGGGTTCGCCGAGAGACCGGCCCCTTTCAGTCCCACCCGTCCCGGTTCGTTCGGCTACGTCGACTTGGGCTGAACGGTCCCGTCGAGGTGGTTCGGAACGGGAGGAACAGGAACGGTTCGGCCGAACGGTGTCGAGCCACCGTAGGACGCGCGGACGCGTCAGTCGGGAGACACCAGCCGGTTCCGGCACGGGTCGGCGTCGAGAAAGCGTTATAGTGCTGGCGGGGACTGTGAGTATCATGTTATCAGTGACCGACCTCCGCAAGGAGTTCGGGGGGCTGGTCGCGGTCGACGACGTCAGCTTCGACATCGGTGACGGGGAGATCGTCGGCCTCATCGGCCCCAACGGCGCCGGCAAGACGACGCTGTTCAACACCATCACGAGCGTCCACGAACCCGAACCGGGTGCGCGAATCGAGTTCGACGGAACCGACGTCGTCGGCCTCGACACCCACCTCATCGCCCGGCGCGGACTCGTCCGCACGTTTCAGATCGTCCGCGTGTTCGACGAGATGACCGTCCTGGAGAACGCGGCGGCCGGCGCGATGTTCGGCTCCGACGCCTCGCCCTCGACCGAGGAGGCCAGAGAGCGCGGTCGGGAGGCGCTCGAATTCATCGGTCTCGACGACAAGGCCGACACCCTCGCCAGCAACCTCCCCATCGCCCAGAAGAAGCAACTCGAACTCGCGCGGGCGCTCGCCTCGGAGCCGCGACTGCTCCTCCTCGACGAGATCGCGAGCGGACTCACGCCGGGCGAAATCGCGGGGCTCACGGACACGATCCGTCGACTTCGTGACGAACGCGGCGTGAGCGTCTTCTGGATCGAACACATCATGGACGCCATCATGGGCGTCGCCGACCGCATCATCGTCCTGAACTCCGGCAAGAAAATCGCGGAGGGCACCCCCGAGCAGATCCGCGCGAACGAGACGGTCATCGAGGCGTACCTGGGGGACGAAGCGTGATCGAAGTCGACGAAATCGACGTCTCGTACGGGAACATTCAGGTGCTGTGGGACCTCTCGTTCCACATCTCCGAAGAGGACAGCGTCGTCGCCATCGTCGGGCCCAACGGCGCGGGGAAGTCGACGCTCCTCAGAGTGATGTCCGGCCTCCA
Proteins encoded:
- a CDS encoding 3-hydroxyacyl-CoA dehydrogenase family protein, whose product is MQVCVLGAGTMGHGIAQVAAMAGHDVRLRDIERSYVNDGLDAIRSNLDGGVERDKLSADEADAAFDRIEGVTDLEAAVSGASLVVEAVPEDIDLKQETFRDVEGCADEETVIATNTSSLSVTEIASVLDSPARAVGLHFFNPVHIMGLVEVVLAEQTDADTRAFALSFVDDIDKTAVEVRDAPGFASSRLGVALGCEAMRMVEEGVASADDIDAAMELGYRHPMGPLELTDVVGLDVRLDILEYLREELGERFRPPQVLKRKVRAGNLGKKSGEGFYVWEDGEAVRPADGDTGGDGA
- a CDS encoding enoyl-CoA hydratase/isomerase family protein → MTSDPVTLDVSAGVATVTIDRPDRKNALSAAVAGALADHFSAIDDRDDVRCVVVTGTGGAFCAGGDIERMRERADSDAPVDDHVRELQRTVSRGVASVAACSLPTVARIDGPAVGAGATLAIACDLQVASESSVVGFSFRRVGLSVDSGASHLLPRVVGVNTAKRLVFTGELLSAAEAEELGLFTHVFDDDEFDERADEVVETVAEGPTVALRHAKRLLDEGARKPYEQAVRDEAVAQGLVYDSDDHAEGVEAFLDKRDAEFEGH
- a CDS encoding acyl-CoA thioesterase, which gives rise to MPTLMDTYLENRWEVQPNHSNNFGSAHGGNVMKWLDGLGGLSAMRFAGETCVTAKMDELNFERPIPVGETALVESYVYEAGRTSVKVRLRAFREDPRTGETELTTSSYATYVAVDDANTPTPVPDLDVVTDEGRRLQRAALDAHPDRET
- a CDS encoding enoyl-CoA hydratase-related protein; amino-acid sequence: MTTRTDRLHDRVRVEYRTDRVAWVVLEPGDESMNSFTAPVVDAMREGVAVAAERARVVVLRGEGGFAVGADLRHLREQPPESRSEVVDDIVSASNELVTAIRAVPALVVAAVTGVAAGGGFGFALACDLVVAHEEATFDAAYARIGLTPDNATPFFLARLLGPYRAREVLFSPDPLSAEEARDFGLVSAVYDGSPAAFDDQVAGFVERFTRHPPSLVGETKALVDSALETSLDEHLALEREAVVAASGTDRFAEGIDAFFDRRDPDWA
- a CDS encoding 3-hydroxy-3-methylglutaryl CoA synthase, which translates into the protein MTAGEGRRGIVAAGVYVPRARVTSEAVREAWGTFAGKGIDTAAVPAGDEDALTMGVAAARRALDNASLDPTDVTTVAFATTTPPLAEEGLTPRLGRALGLSETVRGFHHGQSTAAGADALETALSATGPALAVVADAPTGDLGGTDHAMGAGAAAFVVGEDAPVTVVGRAAATDEAPGLRLREPGGETTSLDITSYERGVVRETVRRAVAGLDVDPDDVGGAAVHQPNGSLPYRVAGEGIPTSAVAAGLVVDRIGDAGAATVPIGLAAALESVDESTPADGVTLAAFFGSGSSAVAVAFEGSLDSDEAVTVDGDADESENEGVSYVESLRKRGRLGDGDVAGGGANVSLPNWRRTLDGRYLHTAGRCPACDALSFPGEGACDACHERVEFERVPLEREGTVEARTVIGHGGAPPEFVDLQRREGAYGAVLVRLAARSGGGSVVVPAQVTDCDPGDVAVGDAVRTTVRRIYTQEGVSRYGAKFVPAESTETGR
- a CDS encoding ABC transporter ATP-binding protein, giving the protein MLSVTDLRKEFGGLVAVDDVSFDIGDGEIVGLIGPNGAGKTTLFNTITSVHEPEPGARIEFDGTDVVGLDTHLIARRGLVRTFQIVRVFDEMTVLENAAAGAMFGSDASPSTEEARERGREALEFIGLDDKADTLASNLPIAQKKQLELARALASEPRLLLLDEIASGLTPGEIAGLTDTIRRLRDERGVSVFWIEHIMDAIMGVADRIIVLNSGKKIAEGTPEQIRANETVIEAYLGDEA